From one Anaerococcus prevotii DSM 20548 genomic stretch:
- a CDS encoding methionine ABC transporter ATP-binding protein, whose amino-acid sequence MIELKNITVDFDGFKAVDDVSIKIEKQDAYGIVGFSGAGKSTLVRTINLLQRPSEGEVIVKGERLLDLSKKDLRNRRKKIGMIFQHFNLLNNITVLDNVIFPIKRDKIPKEEKIKKAKELLELVGIGDKADSYPRELSGGQKQRCAIARALASDPEILLCDEATSALDPKTTKQILALLKELNEKLKLTIVIITHQMEVVKDLCNKCAVMQGGRVIEEGNTLDIFSDPKEELTREFVETSTNVEATIEEVKENIGILKEDEILVQLNYKGASTTEPLINEIYDKFGIKTNILAANIEFISQTPVGNLIVTFKGSNGSLDEVLTYLEERDVRIRILGGRDGIL is encoded by the coding sequence ATGATTGAGCTAAAAAATATTACAGTCGACTTTGATGGCTTTAAGGCAGTCGATGATGTAAGTATCAAAATTGAAAAACAAGATGCCTACGGGATTGTGGGCTTTTCTGGGGCGGGTAAGTCAACTCTTGTAAGGACTATCAACCTCCTCCAAAGACCAAGTGAAGGAGAGGTCATAGTTAAGGGAGAAAGGCTTCTAGACTTATCTAAGAAGGATTTGCGAAATAGGAGAAAGAAGATCGGAATGATCTTCCAACATTTTAATCTTTTGAATAATATTACAGTTTTGGATAATGTAATCTTTCCAATCAAGAGAGATAAAATTCCAAAGGAAGAAAAAATCAAAAAGGCCAAGGAACTTTTAGAGCTTGTGGGAATTGGTGATAAGGCTGACTCCTACCCGAGAGAGCTTTCCGGAGGGCAAAAGCAAAGATGCGCCATAGCCCGTGCCCTTGCCTCAGATCCTGAGATCCTTCTTTGCGATGAGGCGACAAGTGCTCTAGATCCAAAGACTACCAAGCAAATATTGGCCCTCCTTAAAGAGCTTAATGAGAAGCTAAAGCTTACTATTGTAATCATAACCCACCAGATGGAAGTTGTAAAAGACCTTTGCAACAAATGTGCCGTGATGCAAGGCGGAAGGGTTATCGAAGAAGGAAATACCTTGGACATATTCTCAGATCCAAAAGAAGAACTTACTAGAGAATTCGTAGAAACTTCAACCAATGTCGAAGCTACAATCGAAGAAGTTAAGGAAAATATAGGAATCTTAAAAGAAGACGAAATCCTAGTCCAACTTAACTACAAGGGAGCGAGCACAACCGAGCCACTCATTAATGAAATCTATGATAAGTTTGGCATAAAGACCAACATCCTTGCAGCAAATATAGAATTTATTAGCCAAACACCAGTGGGTAACCTCATAGTTACCTTTAAGGGATCTAACGGAAGTCTTGATGAAGTCCTTACTTATTTAGAAGAAAGAGATGTAAGAATTAGAATTTTAGGAGGTAGAGATGGGATACTTTGA